CTTATGAAACCATAGATGAGTTATTGAAACCCTATAAAGCAAAAGGTAATAGAATCCATATGAATGTCGATTCGGTTTCCATAATGGGTAAAGCAGGGATTTTGGAAGGTGGAAAGGGCGATATTATGATTCCGTCGGCCCATATCTTTGAGGGTACCGCAGATAATTATCCGTTTAAAAACGAATTGAAAAAGGAACTTTTAGAAAATCAAGGTGTAGCCGTTTATGAAGGCGCTATGATAACCGTTTTAGGAACCTCATTACAAAACAAAGATATTTTAAAGTTTTTCCATAATTCTACATGGAAGGTTATTGGGCTTGAAATGGAGGGGGCGCATTACCAAAAAGCTATTCAGGCAGCATCAAAAGTGCGAGGCAGCATCAAATCCAATGTGAAAGTAAGGTATGCCTATTACGCTAGCGATAACCCTTTGGAAACTGGTGCAACATTGGCCTCAGGGGGATTGGGGACCTCAGGGGTTAAACCAACATATTTAATTACACGAACCATTTTAGAACAAATACTAAATTAACAAATTATAATTATGAGTAAAGATTTGCCACAACCACAGCAATCTGAAGAAGTAGATTTAGGCCAGTTGTTTAAAATAATTGGAAATGGATTTAAGAATTTCTTCCAGTTTATTGGAAATATTTTTAAAACCCTTTTTGAAGTCATTATCCTATTTTTAATTTTTGTACAGAAACATTTTATTAAATTAGCGGTAGTTGTTGTTGTGGGCTTGGCTGTTGGAGTCTACCTTGATTATAAGAAAGAACCTTTATATATTTCTACAATGGTTGTAGAGCCCAACTTCAATAGTGTTCAGCAGCTATATAACAACATTGGTTTTTATAATGAATTAGCGACGGCCAAAGATTCAACGGTTTTAGCCGAAGTTTTGGATATTAGTAAGAAAGAAGCCTCGGCTATAAGAGAGTTTAGTGTGGAATCCTATTCAGATGAAAACCAAAAAATTAAACTGTTTGATGAGTTTTTAACTAGCTTGGATACAACAACCCAAAAAGCCATAGATATTAAGGAGTATCTTGAAAACTTTAACTCTTTGGACGCCCGTTTCCACACGGTTTCGATTATTACCGCCAACAATACTGTGGCAAAGAGAATCCAACCTTCTATAATAAACTCTATTTCCAGAAACGATTACTTTAAGCTTCAGAAAAGCATTAGTGAGATGAATATAAGTCTTCAGGATAGCTTATACAAAAAGCAAATTAGGGAGATTGATTCTTTACAGGCATTATACAAAAAGGTGATGTTGAAGGAGGCCGAAAAGGACATGAACGGAACCAACATCAATATGGCAGAAGAAGGCTCTAAAGATTTCAAAGAGTTGGCTTTGATAAATAAAATGAATCAATTACAAACCAGTTTGGTTGAGCTTAATGAAGAGCGTGGTAACAAGGAGAGCATATTGAATGTAATATCTGAATTCCCTGTAAAGGGAGTTAGGTTAAAGGGTATACTCAATTCCTATAAATTTATTCTACCTTGTTTGCTGTTAGGGATTACCTTTTTAATTCTAGGGTTGCTATCTTTAAATAAATATTTAAAAAATTATAAGAAGGAAGCGTAGCGGTGATTTTAATGCACTATTAAGGCTTATCAAAACAAAATTATAATGACTTTTCTAATCACAGGTGGTGCGGGTTTTATTGGCTCAAATTTTATCACTTATTTTTTTGAAAATAATCCAAAAGTTAAGGTGGTTAATTTGGATAGCCTTACCTACGCAGGGGATGTTTCCAATTTAAAAGAAGTTGAAGACCATCTTAATTATACCTTTATAGAAGGCGACATTTGTGATAGGGCTTTAATAGAAAGACTCTTTGAAGAACATGATTTTAGTGGGGTTATCCACTTTGCAGCAGAATCACATGTAGATAATTCGATAAACGCGCCAAGCGCTTTTATAAACACCAATGTGCTTGGGACTTTCAATTTGATTGATGTGGCCAAAAACCATTGGATGGAGGCGCCCCATAGCTCAAAAGCCATTCATAAAAACTCACGTTTTCTCCATATTTCAACCGATGAAGTTTATGGAACATTAGGCAACGAAGGGCTTTTTACCGAGCAAACCCCATATGCGCCCAATAGTCCCTATAGTGCTTCAAAAGCATCTTCCGATTTTATAGTTAGAAGTTATTACCATACCTATGGCATGAATGTGGTTACGACCAACTGTTCAAATAACTACGGTCCAAAACAACATGACGAGAAGCTTATTCCAACCATTATCAGGAAAGCGATACATAATGAGCACATACCAATTTACGGAGATGGTAAAAATGTGAGAGATTGGCTTTATGTAGAAGATCATTGTTGCGGAATTGAATTGGCTTTTTACAAAGGAAAACCTGGCGAAACCTATAACATTGGAGGCCGAAATGAACGAGACAATCTGTACATTGCCAACACTGTTTGTGAGGTTTTAGACGAAGTTAAGCCAAAAGAAAAATCGTATAAAGAGCAAATTACATTTGTAAAAGATAGACCAGGACATGATTTTAGGTACGCTATTGATGCTTCTAAAATTGAAAATGAGTTAGGTTGGCAAGCAAAAGAAAACTTTGAAACAGGCATTAAGAAAACCATTAAATGGTATCTAGAAAAATATAAATAGATGAAAGGCATTATTTTGGCAGGCGGATCAGGAACGCGCTTATATCCTCTTACCAAAGTGGTAAGTAAGCAGCTTATGCCGGTTTACGACAAGCCTATGATTTATTATCCGGTTTCTACGTTACTTTCTGCAGGGATTCGAGAAATTTTAATCATAACAACCCCCCAAGATTTACAAAATTTTAAAGAATTATTGGGTGATGGAGCTAATTATGGTTGCCGTTTTGAGTATGCCGTTCAGGAAGCACCAAACGGCTTGGCAGAAGCTTTTATTATTGGAGAAGAGTTTATTGGAAACGATAGTGTAGCGCTAATTTTAGGTGATAATATTTTTTATGGTTCGGGTCTAGAAAAAACCTTGCAAAACAATATAGACCCTAAAGGCGGTGTTATTTTTGCCTATCATGTTCAAGATCCACAGCGTTATGGTGTTGTTGAATTCAACGACAATAACAAAGCCATTTCCATAGAAGAGAAACCCGAAAACCCCAAGTCTAGTTTTGCTGTGCCAGGCATCTATTTTTACGATAATTCTGTAGTTCAAATAGCCAAAAATATTAAACCGAGTAAAAGAGGAGAATTAGAGATAACTGATGTTAATAAAACATATCTCAATCAAGGAAATTTGAATGTTCAAATATTAGATAAAGGAACAGCTTGGTTAGATACAGGCACGTTTACTTCACTAATGCAGGCGTCTCAATTTGTAGAGGTTATAGAAGAACGCCAAGGCCAAAAAATAGGTTGTATAGAAGAGGTGGCCTATAATATGGGGTATATAAATAAAATACAGCTTAACGAGTTAGCCAAGCCTTTATTAAAAAGCGGTTATGGGAAGTACCTTCAACACTTGTTAGAATAATTTATGACGGTAGAAGAAACATATCTAAAAGGGTGCTACGTTATAACCCCAAAAATTTTTGAAGACGAAAGGGGTTATTTTTTTGAAGCTTTTAATGAGAAAATTTTTAAAGAAAAAACAGGCATAATACCAAATTTTGTTCAAGATAACCAATCAAAATCCAATAAGGGGGTTTTAAGAGGGCTTCATTTTCAAACAGGTAAATATGCACAAGCCAAGTTGGTTCGTGTTGTAAAGGGAAGCGTTTTAGACGTCTGCGTTGATGTTAGGGAAAACTCTTCAACTTACGGCAAGCACTTTTCGTTAATTTTAGACGACAAAAAACACCAACAGCTGTACGTTCCCAGAGGGTTTGCCCATGGTTTTGTGGTTTTGGAAGATGACACAGTTTTTTCATACAAATGTGATAATTTTTACAATAAATCATCAGAATCTGGGATAATCTATAACGATAAAACTTTAAATATTGATTGGGGAGTGCCTGAAGAAAACTTAATTGTTTCTGAGAAGGACAAGTGCCTGCCAACATTTAAATCATAAATTTTATGAGTGTAAAGGTTTTAGTTACTGGAGCTAATGGTCAATTAGGCAAAACCATAGAAGAATTATATGCTCAAAACAAGCTAAACATTGATTTTGCTTTTGCAACAAAGGCAGATTTAGATATTACCGATAAGTTAAAAGTTGAAGATTTTTTTTTAAAGCATGATTTTGACTATTGCATAAACTGTGCAGCATATACCAACGTAGAACAAGCAGAAAAAACACCAGATGAAGCCAATAAAATCAATGCCGAGGGCGTTAAGAACTTGGCTAATGTATGTATAAAAAGAAAAGTAGTTTTAATCCATATTTCAACAGATTATGTTTTTGATGGAGAAAAAACAACCCCTTATACCATAGATGATGCAACTAACCCTATAAACGCATATGGTAAATCAAAATTACTAGGAGAACAATATATTCAAAATGCTTTATCAGATTACTTTATAGTAAGAACATCGTGGTTATACAGTAAAAAATACGGAAAGAATTTTTATAGAACTATTGTGGCCTTAGCAGAAGAAAAGGATGAATTGTCGATAACCACAGACCAAACAGGATGTCCAACCGATACGGTTAATTTGGCCAACTTTATCGTTGGTTTAATAGCCAAAAGAGAAAAGAAATATGGGATAAAACACTTTTCGGATGATAAGGTAATGACTTGGTATGATTTTGCTCGAAAAGTTCTGTCAGAAAACAATTTAATTAACAGCACCAATCTTGTCAAAACATCCAATTATGTTACTTTTGCAAAGCGGCCTAAGTATTCGGTTTTAAAAGTAAGTAAACAATAGCCACCTAAAATTAAGTACATGTCAAAAAAAGTAGCATTAATTACCGGAGTTACCGGCCAAGATGGCGCTTATTTAAGTGAGTTTCTACTAAAAAAAGGGTATGAGGTTCATGGAATAAAAAGGCGTTCATCCCTTTTCAATACAGATAGAATAGACCACCTATACCAAGACCCTCATGTTGAGAATAGAGATTTTTACCTCCATTATGGAGACTTAACAGATAGTACCAATTTAACCCGAATTATTCAGGAGGTACAACCAGATGAAATTTATAACTTGGCGGCTATGAGCCATGTACACGTGTCTTTCGAGATGCCCGAATACACAGCAAATGCCGATGGTATTGGTACATTACGTTTATTGGAGGCCATCCGCTTTTTAGGTCTTGAAAAGAAAACACGAATTTATCAAGCTTCAACTTCAGAGTTATATGGTAAGGTACAAGAAGTGCCGCAAACGGAAACAACACCCTTCTATCCACGAAGTCCTTATGCTGTGGCTAAGATGTATGCCTACTGGATAACGGTAAATTACCGCGAAGCTT
This genomic stretch from Flavobacteriaceae bacterium GSB9 harbors:
- the rfbB gene encoding dTDP-glucose 4,6-dehydratase; the encoded protein is MMTFLITGGAGFIGSNFITYFFENNPKVKVVNLDSLTYAGDVSNLKEVEDHLNYTFIEGDICDRALIERLFEEHDFSGVIHFAAESHVDNSINAPSAFINTNVLGTFNLIDVAKNHWMEAPHSSKAIHKNSRFLHISTDEVYGTLGNEGLFTEQTPYAPNSPYSASKASSDFIVRSYYHTYGMNVVTTNCSNNYGPKQHDEKLIPTIIRKAIHNEHIPIYGDGKNVRDWLYVEDHCCGIELAFYKGKPGETYNIGGRNERDNLYIANTVCEVLDEVKPKEKSYKEQITFVKDRPGHDFRYAIDASKIENELGWQAKENFETGIKKTIKWYLEKYK
- the rfbA gene encoding glucose-1-phosphate thymidylyltransferase RfbA gives rise to the protein MKGIILAGGSGTRLYPLTKVVSKQLMPVYDKPMIYYPVSTLLSAGIREILIITTPQDLQNFKELLGDGANYGCRFEYAVQEAPNGLAEAFIIGEEFIGNDSVALILGDNIFYGSGLEKTLQNNIDPKGGVIFAYHVQDPQRYGVVEFNDNNKAISIEEKPENPKSSFAVPGIYFYDNSVVQIAKNIKPSKRGELEITDVNKTYLNQGNLNVQILDKGTAWLDTGTFTSLMQASQFVEVIEERQGQKIGCIEEVAYNMGYINKIQLNELAKPLLKSGYGKYLQHLLE
- the rfbC gene encoding dTDP-4-dehydrorhamnose 3,5-epimerase, yielding MTVEETYLKGCYVITPKIFEDERGYFFEAFNEKIFKEKTGIIPNFVQDNQSKSNKGVLRGLHFQTGKYAQAKLVRVVKGSVLDVCVDVRENSSTYGKHFSLILDDKKHQQLYVPRGFAHGFVVLEDDTVFSYKCDNFYNKSSESGIIYNDKTLNIDWGVPEENLIVSEKDKCLPTFKS
- the rfbD gene encoding dTDP-4-dehydrorhamnose reductase produces the protein MSVKVLVTGANGQLGKTIEELYAQNKLNIDFAFATKADLDITDKLKVEDFFLKHDFDYCINCAAYTNVEQAEKTPDEANKINAEGVKNLANVCIKRKVVLIHISTDYVFDGEKTTPYTIDDATNPINAYGKSKLLGEQYIQNALSDYFIVRTSWLYSKKYGKNFYRTIVALAEEKDELSITTDQTGCPTDTVNLANFIVGLIAKREKKYGIKHFSDDKVMTWYDFARKVLSENNLINSTNLVKTSNYVTFAKRPKYSVLKVSKQ